In the Aeromicrobium fastidiosum genome, CGTCGATCAGGATCGAGTCGACCTCGTCGACGACGGCGAAGTTGTGTCCGCGCTGCACGCAGTCGGCGATGTCGTCGGCCATGTTGTCGCGCAGGTAGTCGAAGCCGAACTCGTTGTTGGTGCCGTAGGTGATGTCGGCGGCGTACGACTCGCGACGCTCGTTCGGCGACATGCTGGGCAGGATCTGACCGACCGACAGGCCGAGGAAGTGGTGGACGCGGCCCATCCACTCCGCGTGGTACTTCGCGAGGTAGTCGTTGACCGTGACGATGTGGACGCCCTTGCCGCTCAACGCGTTGAGGTAGGCCGGCAGCGTCGAGACCAGGGTCTTGCCCTCGCCGGTCTTCATCTCGGCGATGTTGCCCAGGTGAAGCGCCGCCCCGCCCATGATCTGCACGTCGAAGTGTCGCTGGCCGAGGACGCGGAACGCGGCCTCGCGCACCGTCGCGAAGGCCTCGGGCATGATGTCGTCGAGCGACTCCCCCGCCTCGAGACGGTCGCGGAACTCGTCGGTCATGCCGCGCAGCTCGTCGTCGGTCATCGCGCGGAACTCGTCCTCGATCGCGTTGACCTGCTTGGCGATGGCCTCGAGCTGCTTGAGGACCTTGCCTTCGCCCATGCGAAGGATCTTGTCGATGACCTTGGGCACGAAATGCACTCCTGGGACGGCGGTTGCTGCACAGATGACTGATGAGGACGTAAAGCCTAGTCAGTCTAGGCCAGAGGCAAGACAGGTCGTGAGTTCCCCGGCCAGATCGCCCCGGGCCGGCGGATCTATCGCGCCGAGACCCAGCCAGCGGGCCATCAGTCGCAGCTCGTGGGCGAGCTCGTCGGCGGTGCGCGCCGGCGCGTGCGGCTCGGCCCACGCACCGTGCACGACCAGGGTGCCCGCATGCCGGTCCGCCTTGAGGTCGACCCGGGCCACGAGCCGGTCGCCCAGCAGGAACGGCAGGACGTAGTAGCCGTGGACGCGCTGGGCCGCCGGCACGTAGATCTCGATGCGGTAGCGGAAGTCGAAGAGCCGCTCGGTGCGAGTGCGCTCGAACACCAGCGGGTCGAAGGGGCTCAGCAACGCGCGAGCGTCGACCTTGCGTGGCGTCACGGCGTCGCGGTGGATGAAGGCGGGGCGCTTCCAGCCGGCGATCGTCGCGGGCAGCAGCTCGCCGATCTCGAGGAGGTCGTCGATCGCGGCCCTCGTCTGGGCGGGGTCCATGCGGAAGTAGTCGCGCAGGCACTGCGCCGTGCCCACCCCGAGCGCGCTCGCCGCGTGGCTGACGAGCACGCGGTGCGCCTCGGGGGCGTCCATCGGCGGCGCATCGAGCTGGGCCTGGGGGATGACCCGCTCGGGGAGGTCGTAGACCCGCTCGAACGCGGAGTTGCGCCGAGCGCACGTGACCTCGCCCTTCCAGAACAGGTACTCGAGCGCGAGCTTGACCTCCGACCAGTTCCAGCCCCACTGCTCGCGGTCGCGCTCCCGGGGCACGTCGTGCTCGATCTCGCGTGCCGTGAGCGGACCGTTGGCGCGGACCTCCTCGAGGACCCAGTCGACGAACGCGGGACGTTCGGCCGCGATCTTGGCCATGCCGCCCCACATGCGCGCTCCGGACTCCATGCGGAGCTGGAAGGCTTGCCACAGCCTGACGTCGACCAGGGCCGCCTCGTGCGCCCAGTACTCGAACAGCCGGCGGGGTGCCCGGCCCGCGGCGCGGTGCAGGATCTCGACGTCGTACGGCCCCAGGCGCGAGAACAGCGGCATGTACTGCGCCCGGGCCAGGACGTTGACGGAGTCGATCTGGAAGAAGCCGAGCCGGTCGACGACGCGCGCGACGTGCCGGGCCGCCACGTCGCCGTGGACGCCGGGACGCGGTCGCGTGAATCCCTGCGCCGCCAACGCGATGCGGCGTGCCTGCAGGACGGAGAGCTGACGGGTCAACGGGGTGCCGGCTAGGGCATGTCGTCGACGAGCTTGCTGCGCACGGCGTACATGGCAGCCTCCATGCGCGACTTCATCTGCAGCTTCTCGAGGATGTTGCGGATGTGGTTCTTGACCGTGTTCTCGCTGATGAAGAGCTCTTCGGCGATCTCACGGTTGCTCAGCCCACGGGCGACGTGGCGCAGCACGCCGAGCTCGCGAGGCGTCAGGTTGGTCGCGGGGGCCGGACTCTTGGACATCTGGACGAACTCGTCGAGCAGCTTGGTGGCCATGCTGGGGCTGATCAGCGACTGCCCCGACGCCACGAGACGCACGGCCTCGGCGACCTGGTCGTACGTCGACCCGTCCTTGAGCAGGTAGCCGGAGGCACCGCTGCGGATCGACTCGTACAGATCGGACTCGTCGTCGCTGGCGGTCAGCATGATGATGCCCGTCGTGGGCGACATCTGCTTGATCGCAGCGCAGACCTCGACGCCGCTGCGTCCTGGCATGCGAACGTCGAGGAGGACGACGTCGAACGGGTTCTCCGAGACGAGCTCGAGAGCCTTGTCGCCGTCGTCGACCTCCTCGAGCTCGAGCGAGTCGTCGGCGCTGAGCACCATCTTGACGCCGCGTCTGAACAGCTCTTGATCATCGACGAGCAGCACGCGAATGCTGTTGGCCCCGGAAGTCACCCGATGATCATGCCACGGAACTGGGACAGACGTGCACGGACAGTCATTCGACGACGTCGAGGTGGATCACGCCGTAGTCGTAGCCCTTGCGCAGGTAGACCACGCTGGGGCGCATCGAGTCCTTCTCGAGGAACAGGAAGAAGTCGTGCCCGACGAGCTCCATCTCGTACATCGCCTGCTCGAGCGTCATGGGCGATCCCTGGTGGGTCTTCTCGCGCACGACCAGAGGGCTCTCGCCCTGGACGTCGATCGGGCCGGCCTTGGTCCAGGGGATCTCGTCGGTGTCGTCGTCGACCTGGTCGACGACGGGGAGGCTGGCGGTGGCCTCGGCGACCGAGGTGGGCGTCTTGTCACCGTGGTGGATGCGCCTGCGGTCACCGGCGCGGCGCAGCCGGGACTCGAGCTTGTCGATCGCGGCGTCGAGCGCGGAGTGCTGGTCGGTCGAGGCGGCCTCGGCTCGCACCGCGGGTCCGCGGGAGCGCAGCGTCATCTCGACCTTGGCGGCCTTGTCGTGCTGACGGGGGTTCTTCTCGTGGGTGACCTCGACCTCGACCCGGGTGATCTTCTGGCGGGCGTCGTACTTCTCGAGCCGGAGGAGCTTCTCCTCGACGTGCTCCCTGAAGCGCTCTGAGATCTCGCTGTTGCGACCGTTGACGACAATTTCCATGTGGACTCCTCGTGTCGGTGTCACGCTTCTGGTGCGGTGGTCATGCCATGCCTAGGACGTTAGTCCGCACCGTGGGGATTGACCAGCGTTCAGCCGAAGTTCATCGGGCGGTCTCAGGAACGTCGCGGCGTTGCAGCGATCACCGCGATGCCGACCGGCCGACGTCCCGCCGCCGTGAGCGCACGGACGGCCTCCACGGCCGTCGCGCCGGTCGTGAAGATGTCGTCGACGACCACGATCCGCCGCGGCGACATGCCTTTGCGCGGGCGCGCCACGAAGGCACCGGCGAGGTTGTCGTGGCGCGACATCGCGTCGAGGCCGGCCTGGTCGGCCGTCGTGCGGGCGTAGGTCAGCGCCTGCACCGTGACGGTGTCGATGCCGACGTCGACCAGCAGACGGGCGGCCGACCTGGCCACGTCATCGACGAGGTCGCAGCCGCGCTCGCGTCGGCTGCGCCGCGACGTCGGCACCGGCACCAGCGCCACCGGCGACGATCCGTGCAGGTGAGGGACGACTGCTGCCGCGAGGTGATGCGCGAGGACGTCGGTCAGCCGTGAGACCCCCTGTTCCTTCCAGGCCAGGACGACCCGGCGCAGCACCCCGGAGTTGTCACCGGCAGCGACGGGCCGGACGCGTGTGGGCCGGGTCAGCTGGGCGGGGACGGGACGCGGCCACACCTCACGGGGGTCTGGCCGGACGATGTCGCCGCACGCCCGGCACAGCAGGAGAGCCGGTCCGCCGCAGCCCGCGCACCGGGCACCCAGCAGCAGGTCGGCGGCAGGGACGATCAGCTCACGCACGAGTCGAGCGTGGCTCACCAGACCGCCCCCGTCGACCGTCCGTGCGGAGGCTGTGGAGTCAGCGGCCGATCGTCAGGGCTGTGACCGGAGGCGTGTCGAGCACCTTCCACGAACCGCCCGGCGGCAGGAACCAGAGCCGGTCGCGCTGGTCCGTGACGTAGACGACCTGCGAGCGGCCCGTGCCGAGAGCCAGGGCGTCGGCACCGACGTCGGGGAGCAGAGAGCCGCTGCGGGACACCTGGCTCGTGGTCTCGGAGCCGTCGATCGACACGAGGTAGATCTGCGCGCCGGCCTCGCTGTCGCCCAGGAACGCCAGCTCGGTCGTCGAGGCCCACGACGCGGCTCGCGGTGCCTGCGCCGTCGTGAACACCGGGGCGGGGTCGCCGAGGCCGCGCACCTGGTCGGTGACGTCACGGAGGACGCGACCGACGTACAGCCTGCCGACTCCCCCGTCGATCGCGACGAGCGCGTAACGGGTGCCGTCGGGCGAGAGGTGGAAGTCGGTGACGTCGAGCCCCGCCACGGCGCCGACATCGAGCGTGGTCTGCTCGCTGCCGGTCGTCACGCGGACGCGAGTGCTGCCCGCCGGACGATCGACGAGCCACAGGCGACCGTCGGGGTCCCAGTCGGGCGCGATGAAGTCGGTGCCGCGGACGGTGCGACCGCCGGTGCCCTCGCGCGACGTGAGCCTCACCGCCGCGCCGCCCGGCAGCACCGCGGCGACCCCGGACTCCGCCACGGCGACCTGCTGGGCGCCGCGGGCATCCTTGCCCCACGTGCCGCTGATGGGCCGGGTCTCGCCGTCGTCGACCTCGACGACCTGGTTGGCGACGACGGCATATGCCCTGCCCCGCGCCGTGCTGGGCCCGAAGCCGCCCCACGCCTGCACGGGCTGGGTGTCGTCGCCGCCGGCCGTGAGCGCCGTCGTGCCGCCGAGCACCTGGACGCCCTCGACGTCCGGCACCTGGCGCAGCGTCCAGACGACCTGCGCCGAGAGCCGGTCGCGGGACGAACGCCCGAGGTCCGCGAAGTCGTCGGTGAACTCGACGTCGGCGACACCGCGCGAGCTCACCGGCACGGACGGACGCAGGGCCGAGCGCTCGGGCACGTAGGTGCGCGTGGCCTCACGGGCCGCAGCGGACGGGCCTCCCGCGAGACTTGTCATCAGGTTCGTGGCCAGCTGGTCGCCGACGACGAGGTAGACCGGATCGGGCACCAGCCGGCGACCGGGGCGGTCGAAGAAGTAGAGGTCGAACGACCTGAAGTAGTCGGCGAAGAACTTCTCGTTGACCAGCAGCCCGTCCTGCGGGTCGGTGATGCGCCACTCGCCGTCGACCTGCTCGAGCGTGTAGGCGACGGCCGAGGGGGCCGCGACCCGGGTGTAGCGGCCCTGGCGGTCGAGCTGGGCGTCCTCGGCGAACCCCAGTCGCACCGTCACGGTGCCGGGCACCAGCTCTCCGGTGTCACCGCTGCCCGCAGGCGCCTGTGGCTGCGACACCTCGGGCTGGGAGTAGACACGCACCTGCGACGACGGTGCCCAGCTGTCGGCGGCCTTGGCGGTCAGGAAGGTCGATGCCGTGCGGGTCGACTGCGGGAACGCGAGCATCGCGTCGAGGTAGCCCCGGACGATCTGCTCCGGCGTCGCGCCCTGCTGCGGCCCGGCCGGCGCGTAGCGCACCGCGCTCTGGCCGAGGTCCCCGTCGTCGGCGACCCTCGTGACCGGTCCGGACGACGGGATGCCGGCGCAGGCCGACACCGCGACGGCCACGATCGCGACGAGCAGCGTCCGCACCGCCAGACGGCGGTTCACGCGTACACCGACTCGAGGGGCGGGTGCTTGGCCGATCCCTCGGGCTTGGGGATCGTGAGGATGAACTCGCTGCCCACACCGGGACGACCCCAGGCCTGCAGCGTGCCGCCGTGGAGCGCGGCGTCCTCGCGCGAGATGGCGAGCCCGAGCCCCGTGCCGCCCTGGGTGCGAGCCGGGTCGGCGCGCCAGAAGCGGTCGAAGACGCGGATGTTCTCGTCGCCCGACAGCCCGACACCGAAGTCGCGGACCGACAGCGACGCTGACTCGGCGTTCTGCGCGACCTCGACCTCGACGACGTCGGAACCGCTGTACTTGGCCGCATTGGCCAACAGGTTGCGCACGATGCGGTCGATGCGCCGCGGGTCTGCCTCGACGAGGGCGGGACGCTCGACGCCGACCAGCCGCACCGTGATGCCGGCACGGGCGAGGACGGGGTCGTCGGCCGCACGGCGCGCGACCTGGGCGAAGTCGATCGTGTCGAGCTCGAGCACCGCGGCACCCGCATCGAACCGGCTGAGGTCGAGCAGGTCGGACAGCAGCGACTCGAACCGGTCGAGCTCACGCTTGAGCAGCTCGGCCGACCGGGCGGTCAGCGGGTCGAACCGCTCCCGCGAGTCGTAGAGCACCTCGCTGGCCATCTGCACCGTCGTCAGGGGCGTCCGCAGCTCGTGCGACACGTCGGACACGAACCGCTGCTGGAGGCGCGACAGGTTCTCGAGCCGCCGGATCTGGCTCTGCAGGCTCGCGGCCATCTGGTTGAACGACGTGCTCAGCCGCGCGATGTCGTCCTCGCCGCTGACGTGCATGCGCTGCTCGAGGTTGCCGCTCGCATAGCGCTCGGCGATGCGCCGGGCCAGCCGCACGGGGTCGAGCACCTGCCGCGACACCAGCCAGGCCACACCACCGACCATCAGGATCATCGCGAGCCCGCCCAGCAGCAGCGCCCGGCGCACCAGGTCGAGCGTGTCCTGCTGGTCCTCGAGCGAGAACAGGTAGAACATCGCGTAGGTGTCACCGCTGCCCGGCGCGCGCAGCTGGCTGCCCACGACGACCGACGGCTCGACGGAACCCGAGCCCACGAGCGACAGCTCGGAGTAGCGCCAGAACGTGCCCGGTCCGGCACGCACCGCGGCGGCCAGGTCGGCCGGGAGAGCACGGGGCTGGATCGCGGCGGACGAGCGGATGGGCACCTCGCCGTCGTCGGTCAGCAGCGGTCCCTGGAGCACGAGCTCGTAGGTGCGCTGGGCGCCCCGCGAGCGGGTCAACGAGTCGACCATCTGCGTCAGCGCCTGCGACTGCGTCGACGGCTCGGTCTCGACCGCTGCGTCCAGCTGGGTCTGCGC is a window encoding:
- a CDS encoding winged helix-turn-helix domain-containing protein — its product is MTRQLSVLQARRIALAAQGFTRPRPGVHGDVAARHVARVVDRLGFFQIDSVNVLARAQYMPLFSRLGPYDVEILHRAAGRAPRRLFEYWAHEAALVDVRLWQAFQLRMESGARMWGGMAKIAAERPAFVDWVLEEVRANGPLTAREIEHDVPRERDREQWGWNWSEVKLALEYLFWKGEVTCARRNSAFERVYDLPERVIPQAQLDAPPMDAPEAHRVLVSHAASALGVGTAQCLRDYFRMDPAQTRAAIDDLLEIGELLPATIAGWKRPAFIHRDAVTPRKVDARALLSPFDPLVFERTRTERLFDFRYRIEIYVPAAQRVHGYYVLPFLLGDRLVARVDLKADRHAGTLVVHGAWAEPHAPARTADELAHELRLMARWLGLGAIDPPARGDLAGELTTCLASGLD
- a CDS encoding response regulator, translating into MTSGANSIRVLLVDDQELFRRGVKMVLSADDSLELEEVDDGDKALELVSENPFDVVLLDVRMPGRSGVEVCAAIKQMSPTTGIIMLTASDDESDLYESIRSGASGYLLKDGSTYDQVAEAVRLVASGQSLISPSMATKLLDEFVQMSKSPAPATNLTPRELGVLRHVARGLSNREIAEELFISENTVKNHIRNILEKLQMKSRMEAAMYAVRSKLVDDMP
- the hpf gene encoding ribosome hibernation-promoting factor, HPF/YfiA family, producing the protein MEIVVNGRNSEISERFREHVEEKLLRLEKYDARQKITRVEVEVTHEKNPRQHDKAAKVEMTLRSRGPAVRAEAASTDQHSALDAAIDKLESRLRRAGDRRRIHHGDKTPTSVAEATASLPVVDQVDDDTDEIPWTKAGPIDVQGESPLVVREKTHQGSPMTLEQAMYEMELVGHDFFLFLEKDSMRPSVVYLRKGYDYGVIHLDVVE
- a CDS encoding ComF family protein — translated: MRELIVPAADLLLGARCAGCGGPALLLCRACGDIVRPDPREVWPRPVPAQLTRPTRVRPVAAGDNSGVLRRVVLAWKEQGVSRLTDVLAHHLAAAVVPHLHGSSPVALVPVPTSRRSRRERGCDLVDDVARSAARLLVDVGIDTVTVQALTYARTTADQAGLDAMSRHDNLAGAFVARPRKGMSPRRIVVVDDIFTTGATAVEAVRALTAAGRRPVGIAVIAATPRRS
- a CDS encoding LpqB family beta-propeller domain-containing protein encodes the protein MNRRLAVRTLLVAIVAVAVSACAGIPSSGPVTRVADDGDLGQSAVRYAPAGPQQGATPEQIVRGYLDAMLAFPQSTRTASTFLTAKAADSWAPSSQVRVYSQPEVSQPQAPAGSGDTGELVPGTVTVRLGFAEDAQLDRQGRYTRVAAPSAVAYTLEQVDGEWRITDPQDGLLVNEKFFADYFRSFDLYFFDRPGRRLVPDPVYLVVGDQLATNLMTSLAGGPSAAAREATRTYVPERSALRPSVPVSSRGVADVEFTDDFADLGRSSRDRLSAQVVWTLRQVPDVEGVQVLGGTTALTAGGDDTQPVQAWGGFGPSTARGRAYAVVANQVVEVDDGETRPISGTWGKDARGAQQVAVAESGVAAVLPGGAAVRLTSREGTGGRTVRGTDFIAPDWDPDGRLWLVDRPAGSTRVRVTTGSEQTTLDVGAVAGLDVTDFHLSPDGTRYALVAIDGGVGRLYVGRVLRDVTDQVRGLGDPAPVFTTAQAPRAASWASTTELAFLGDSEAGAQIYLVSIDGSETTSQVSRSGSLLPDVGADALALGTGRSQVVYVTDQRDRLWFLPPGGSWKVLDTPPVTALTIGR
- the mtrB gene encoding MtrAB system histidine kinase MtrB; the protein is MPSLVRIWRRSIQTRVVTSTILLSTLVVALTGWALLRDVASGLADSRRAAAVSEARSGFDYAQTQLDAAVETEPSTQSQALTQMVDSLTRSRGAQRTYELVLQGPLLTDDGEVPIRSSAAIQPRALPADLAAAVRAGPGTFWRYSELSLVGSGSVEPSVVVGSQLRAPGSGDTYAMFYLFSLEDQQDTLDLVRRALLLGGLAMILMVGGVAWLVSRQVLDPVRLARRIAERYASGNLEQRMHVSGEDDIARLSTSFNQMAASLQSQIRRLENLSRLQQRFVSDVSHELRTPLTTVQMASEVLYDSRERFDPLTARSAELLKRELDRFESLLSDLLDLSRFDAGAAVLELDTIDFAQVARRAADDPVLARAGITVRLVGVERPALVEADPRRIDRIVRNLLANAAKYSGSDVVEVEVAQNAESASLSVRDFGVGLSGDENIRVFDRFWRADPARTQGGTGLGLAISREDAALHGGTLQAWGRPGVGSEFILTIPKPEGSAKHPPLESVYA